One genomic window of Ottowia oryzae includes the following:
- the serB gene encoding phosphoserine phosphatase SerB: MPTIPNDSPLELSPDLTVRGIRPPLRLRDFKLIAFDMDSTLINIECVDEIADAAGRKAEVAAITEAAMRGEITDYKESLRQRVALLKGVTEEQVAQVYRNRLRLNPGAAELVLACKSAGLKVLLVSGGFTYFSDRLRDRLGLDFARSNLLEVEGGQLTGRIVPQSWGDICDGAMKRETVLRTCSLIGCSPTQAIAMGDGANDLEMMGAVGLSVAYRAKPRVREQAKVAIDMGGLDRLLELFGAD; this comes from the coding sequence ATGCCCACCATCCCGAACGATTCGCCGCTTGAGCTGAGCCCCGACCTGACTGTGCGCGGCATTCGGCCGCCGCTGCGCCTGCGCGACTTCAAGCTGATCGCTTTCGACATGGATTCCACGCTGATCAACATCGAATGCGTGGACGAAATCGCCGACGCCGCGGGCCGCAAGGCCGAGGTGGCCGCCATCACCGAAGCGGCCATGCGCGGCGAGATCACCGACTACAAGGAAAGCCTGCGCCAGCGCGTGGCATTGCTCAAGGGCGTAACCGAAGAGCAGGTGGCGCAGGTGTACCGCAACCGCCTGCGCCTGAACCCCGGCGCGGCCGAACTGGTGCTGGCCTGCAAATCGGCGGGGCTGAAGGTGCTGCTGGTGTCGGGCGGGTTCACCTACTTCTCAGACCGCCTGCGCGACCGCCTGGGCCTGGACTTTGCCCGCAGCAACCTGCTGGAAGTCGAGGGCGGGCAACTGACGGGCCGCATCGTGCCGCAAAGCTGGGGCGACATCTGCGACGGCGCCATGAAGCGCGAAACCGTGCTGCGCACCTGCAGCCTGATCGGCTGCTCGCCCACGCAGGCCATCGCGATGGGCGACGGCGCCAACGACTTGGAAATGATGGGCGCGGTGGGCCTGTCGGTGGCCTACCGCGCCAAGCCCCGCGTGCGGGAGCAGGCCAAGGTGGCCATCGACATGGGCGGGTTGGATCGGTTATTGGAGCTTTTCGGCGCGGATTGA
- the mfd gene encoding transcription-repair coupling factor translates to MDLPKLTPGKRHAMPRPPGSADALLLAQTAQRAAEAKRLTAIVTADAVDARRLQDELAFFAPALRVVMFPDWETLPYDTFSPHQDLISERLATLWAIRQGQADVVLIPATTALYRLAPPSFLAGTTFHFKQGQKLDEAALKSQLTLAGYAHVTQVVSPGEYAVRGGLIDLFPMGSAVPYRVDLFDDEIDSIRAFDPDTQRSLYPVPEVRLLPGREFPTHDEARAKFRHRWRELLEGDPTKSRIYKDMGNGVATAGIEYYLPLFFDETATVFDYLPDSATLVLHGDLEAAFQQFAQDTRERFRLAQGDPERPVLPPEALFLSAEGFYLAAKPLAQLAVRPGVEDVAASAFAQPLPTLTVVRGADEPLARLQAHIGSTAQRVLVLAESDGRRESLLDFLRASGVSPPAFDSLAEFQAQGDEKIGIATAALAQGFSWLEGGIDLVTETELFAAGVATRRRRKQEQVSDVEALIKDLSELNVGDPVVHAQHGIGRYRGLVNMDMGAKNPDGSPALQEFLHLEYAGDAVLYVPVSQLHLIGRYTGVSAEEAPLHKLGSGQWDKAKRKAAEQVRDAAAELLNIYARRAAREGHAFRYSPTDYEQFAADFGFEETADQKAAIHAVVQDMISPQPMDRLVCGDVGFGKTEVALRAAFVAVTGGKQVALLAPTTLLAEQHYQTLVDRFAKWPVKIAEMSRFRSAKEITAALKGVADGSVDIVVGTHKLLSEKTQFKNLGLLIIDEEHRFGVRHKEQMKQLRAEVDVLTLTATPIPRTMGMALEGLRDLSVIATAPQRRLAIKTFVRNEGSGVIREAVLRELKRGGQVYFLHNEVETIENRRQKLEEMLPEARIAVAHGQMPERELERVMRDFVAQRTNVLLCSTIIETGIDVPTANTIVISRADKFGLAQLHQLRGRVGRSHHQAYAYLMVPEIEGLTKQAAQRLDAIQQMEELGSGFYLAMHDLEIRGAGEVLGENQSGNMMEVGFQLYNEMLAEAVRSLKAGKEPDLLSPMQAATDINLHAPALLPGDYCGDVHLRLSFYKKFATARSNDQIDTLVEELVDRFGKLPAQAQTLIDVHRLRVLSQAYGVQKVDAAPGVINISFKPNPPIDAMAIIRMIQKNKHIKLAGNDKLRIEKELAEPKDRAQMVRDVLRSLGQPVAAQPTA, encoded by the coding sequence ATGGACCTGCCCAAGCTCACCCCCGGAAAACGCCACGCTATGCCCCGCCCGCCGGGCTCTGCCGACGCGCTGCTGCTCGCCCAGACGGCCCAGCGCGCGGCCGAGGCCAAGCGCCTGACGGCCATCGTCACCGCCGACGCGGTGGACGCGCGCCGCCTGCAGGATGAGCTGGCCTTCTTCGCGCCCGCGCTGCGCGTGGTGATGTTCCCCGACTGGGAAACGCTGCCCTACGACACCTTCAGCCCGCACCAGGATCTGATCAGCGAACGCCTGGCCACGCTGTGGGCCATCCGCCAGGGGCAGGCCGACGTGGTGCTGATCCCGGCCACCACCGCGCTGTACCGGCTGGCGCCGCCCTCTTTCCTGGCGGGCACCACCTTCCACTTCAAGCAGGGCCAGAAGCTGGACGAGGCCGCGCTGAAAAGCCAGCTGACCCTGGCCGGCTACGCGCACGTCACGCAGGTGGTCAGCCCCGGCGAATACGCCGTGCGCGGCGGGCTGATCGACCTGTTCCCCATGGGCAGCGCGGTGCCCTACCGGGTGGATTTGTTCGACGACGAGATCGACTCCATCCGCGCGTTCGACCCCGACACCCAGCGCAGCCTGTACCCCGTGCCCGAGGTGCGCCTGCTGCCGGGGCGCGAATTCCCCACGCACGACGAGGCGCGCGCCAAGTTTCGCCACCGCTGGCGCGAGCTGCTGGAGGGCGACCCGACCAAGAGCCGCATCTACAAGGACATGGGCAACGGCGTGGCCACGGCGGGCATCGAGTACTACCTGCCGCTGTTCTTTGACGAAACCGCCACGGTGTTCGACTACCTGCCAGACAGCGCCACGCTGGTGCTGCACGGCGACCTGGAAGCGGCCTTCCAGCAGTTCGCGCAAGACACGCGCGAGCGGTTTCGCCTGGCGCAGGGGGACCCTGAGCGGCCCGTGCTGCCGCCCGAAGCGCTGTTCCTCAGCGCCGAGGGCTTTTACCTGGCGGCCAAGCCGCTGGCCCAGCTGGCCGTACGCCCCGGCGTGGAAGACGTGGCCGCCAGCGCCTTCGCCCAGCCGCTGCCCACGCTGACAGTGGTGCGCGGCGCCGACGAGCCGCTGGCGCGCCTGCAGGCCCACATTGGCAGCACGGCCCAGCGCGTGCTGGTACTGGCCGAAAGCGATGGCCGCCGCGAAAGCCTGCTGGACTTTCTGCGCGCCAGCGGCGTCAGCCCGCCCGCGTTCGATTCGCTGGCCGAATTCCAAGCGCAGGGCGACGAGAAGATCGGCATTGCCACCGCCGCGCTGGCGCAGGGCTTTTCGTGGCTGGAAGGCGGCATCGACCTGGTCACCGAGACCGAGCTGTTTGCCGCGGGCGTGGCCACGCGCCGCCGCCGCAAGCAGGAGCAAGTCAGCGACGTTGAGGCGCTGATCAAGGACTTGTCCGAGCTGAACGTGGGCGACCCGGTGGTGCACGCGCAGCACGGCATCGGCCGCTACCGCGGGCTGGTGAACATGGACATGGGCGCCAAGAACCCGGACGGCAGCCCGGCGCTGCAGGAATTCCTGCACCTGGAATACGCGGGTGACGCGGTGCTGTACGTGCCGGTGAGCCAGCTGCACCTGATCGGGCGCTACACCGGCGTGAGCGCTGAAGAGGCGCCGCTGCACAAGCTGGGCAGCGGCCAGTGGGACAAGGCCAAGCGCAAAGCCGCCGAGCAGGTGCGCGACGCGGCGGCCGAGCTGCTGAACATCTACGCCCGCCGCGCGGCGCGCGAGGGCCACGCCTTCCGCTACAGCCCCACGGACTACGAGCAATTCGCCGCCGATTTCGGCTTTGAAGAAACCGCCGACCAGAAAGCCGCCATCCACGCCGTGGTGCAGGACATGATCAGCCCACAGCCAATGGACCGCCTGGTCTGTGGCGACGTGGGCTTTGGCAAGACCGAAGTGGCGCTGCGCGCCGCCTTCGTGGCCGTGACCGGCGGCAAGCAGGTGGCGCTGCTGGCGCCCACCACGCTGCTGGCCGAGCAGCACTACCAGACGCTGGTAGACCGCTTTGCCAAGTGGCCGGTGAAGATCGCCGAGATGAGCCGCTTTCGCAGTGCCAAGGAGATCACCGCCGCGCTGAAAGGCGTGGCCGACGGCAGCGTGGACATCGTGGTCGGCACGCACAAACTGTTGTCGGAAAAAACGCAGTTCAAAAACCTGGGCCTGCTGATCATCGACGAGGAGCACCGCTTTGGCGTGCGCCACAAGGAGCAGATGAAGCAGCTGCGCGCCGAGGTGGACGTGCTCACGCTGACGGCCACGCCCATCCCGCGCACCATGGGCATGGCGCTGGAAGGCCTGCGCGACCTGAGCGTGATTGCCACCGCGCCGCAGCGGCGCCTGGCCATCAAAACCTTCGTGCGCAACGAAGGCAGCGGCGTGATCCGCGAGGCGGTGCTGCGCGAGCTGAAACGCGGCGGGCAGGTGTACTTCCTGCACAACGAGGTCGAGACCATCGAAAACCGGCGCCAGAAGCTGGAAGAAATGCTGCCCGAAGCGCGCATCGCCGTGGCCCACGGCCAGATGCCCGAGCGCGAGCTGGAACGCGTGATGCGCGACTTCGTGGCCCAGCGCACCAACGTGCTGCTGTGCTCGACCATCATCGAAACCGGTATCGACGTGCCCACGGCCAACACCATCGTCATCAGCCGCGCCGACAAGTTCGGCCTGGCGCAGCTGCACCAGCTGCGCGGGCGCGTGGGGCGCAGCCACCATCAGGCGTATGCGTATTTGATGGTGCCCGAGATCGAGGGCCTGACCAAGCAGGCCGCCCAGCGGCTGGACGCGATTCAGCAGATGGAAGAGCTGGGCAGCGGCTTCTACCTGGCTATGCACGACCTGGAAATCCGCGGCGCCGGCGAAGTGCTGGGCGAAAACCAGAGCGGCAACATGATGGAAGTGGGCTTTCAGCTCTACAACGAGATGCTGGCCGAGGCCGTGCGCTCGCTGAAGGCGGGCAAAGAGCCCGACCTGCTGTCGCCCATGCAGGCGGCCACCGACATCAACCTGCATGCCCCCGCGCTGCTGCCGGGCGACTACTGCGGCGACGTGCACCTGCGCCTGTCGTTCTACAAGAAATTCGCCACCGCGCGCAGCAACGACCAGATCGACACGCTGGTGGAAGAGCTGGTGGACCGCTTCGGCAAGCTGCCGGCGCAGGCGCAGACGCTGATCGACGTGCACCGCCTGCGCGTGCTGTCGCAGGCCTATGGCGTGCAGAAGGTGGACGCGGCGCCGGGGGTGATCAACATCAGCTTCAAGCCCAACCCGCCGATCGACGCGATGGCCATCATCCGCATGATCCAGAAGAACAAGCACATCAAGCTGGCGGGCAACGACAAGCTGCGCATCGAGAAAGAACTGGCCGAGCCGAAGGACCGCGCCCAGATGGTGCGCGACGTGCTGCGCAGCCTGGGGCAGCCGGTGGCGGCGCAGCCAACCGCCTGA
- the ispD gene encoding 2-C-methyl-D-erythritol 4-phosphate cytidylyltransferase codes for MNVEPAPTTRTAAAAEHCDARCFALLPCAGTGSRAGTAQPKQYQPVAGAPMVRHTLAALGPVHRIASVLVVVAPGDATLRSDAAARTVVAPCGGASRAESVLNGLNHLLAHGAKPHDWVLVHDAARCLVTPALIDALIDACLPDAVGGLLALPLPDTLKAEAHGRVAATIDRSHKWLAQTPQMFRIGALQRAYAAHAASGFAGLTDEASAIEAAGAQPLLVRGSAYNIKVTYPEDFALAEAVLRSRAAPSP; via the coding sequence TTGAACGTTGAACCTGCCCCCACCACCAGAACCGCTGCCGCCGCCGAGCACTGCGATGCGCGCTGCTTTGCGCTGCTGCCCTGCGCCGGGACGGGCTCGCGTGCGGGCACCGCGCAGCCCAAGCAGTACCAGCCCGTGGCCGGCGCGCCGATGGTGCGGCACACGCTGGCCGCGTTGGGGCCCGTGCACCGAATCGCCAGCGTGCTGGTGGTCGTCGCGCCGGGCGACGCCACACTGCGCAGCGACGCGGCGGCGCGCACCGTGGTTGCGCCCTGCGGCGGCGCGTCGCGGGCCGAAAGCGTGCTCAACGGTCTGAACCACCTTTTGGCCCACGGCGCCAAGCCACACGACTGGGTGCTGGTGCACGACGCGGCGCGCTGCCTGGTCACCCCCGCGCTGATCGACGCGCTGATCGACGCCTGCCTGCCCGACGCGGTGGGCGGCCTGCTGGCCCTGCCGCTGCCCGACACGCTGAAGGCCGAGGCGCATGGCCGCGTGGCCGCCACCATCGACCGCAGCCACAAATGGCTGGCGCAAACGCCGCAGATGTTCCGCATCGGCGCGCTGCAGCGCGCCTACGCCGCCCACGCCGCCAGCGGCTTCGCCGGGTTGACCGACGAAGCCAGCGCCATCGAAGCCGCCGGCGCGCAGCCGCTGCTGGTGCGAGGCAGCGCGTACAACATCAAGGTCACCTACCCGGAAGACTTTGCGCTGGCCGAGGCCGTCTTGCGCAGCCGGGCTGCCCCATCACCTTAA
- the ispF gene encoding 2-C-methyl-D-erythritol 2,4-cyclodiphosphate synthase — MSTPTLSLPPFRIGEGWDVHALVPGRPLVIGGVTIPHTHGLLGHSDADVLLHAITDALLGAAGLGDIGTHFPDTDAAFKGADSYALLAEAARRVHAQGWRVGNVDSTVIAQAPRLAPHRAAMVERIASALQIAPDQVNVKAKTAEKLGPVGQGAAIEARAALLLVR, encoded by the coding sequence ATGAGCACACCAACCCTTTCTCTGCCCCCCTTTCGCATCGGCGAAGGCTGGGACGTGCACGCCCTGGTGCCTGGGCGCCCGCTGGTCATCGGCGGCGTGACCATTCCGCACACGCACGGCCTGCTGGGCCATTCCGATGCCGACGTTCTGCTGCACGCCATCACCGACGCGCTGCTGGGCGCGGCCGGGCTGGGCGACATCGGCACGCACTTTCCTGACACCGACGCTGCCTTCAAGGGCGCCGATTCGTACGCGCTGCTGGCCGAGGCCGCGCGCCGCGTGCACGCGCAAGGCTGGCGCGTGGGCAACGTCGACAGCACCGTGATCGCCCAGGCGCCGCGCCTTGCGCCGCACCGCGCGGCCATGGTGGAACGCATCGCCAGCGCGCTGCAGATTGCGCCCGATCAGGTCAACGTCAAGGCCAAGACGGCCGAAAAACTGGGCCCGGTGGGGCAGGGCGCCGCCATCGAGGCGCGGGCGGCTCTGCTATTGGTTAGATAG
- a CDS encoding ATP-binding protein — protein MTADHAPGASSTLIDSMHAPLEGVHRRQRQHTLGISLFWRTFILLGLLLLGSAGGWYQLFRTLEYEPRVIDNARQVASLVNLSRAALIHSDAIARVSLIKTLADQEKVRILPHEPGDKFDLFAQTELERRMSNELIARLGPDTIVASRVNNESGLWVGFSIEGDSYWLLMDRSRVGALLGGGTWLLWLATVGAVSLIGAALLARLINRPLKQLSIAAARVRDGNYQSTRLDEGAMSSEIREVNVGFNRMADQLSKIEQDRAEMLAGISHDLRTPLARLRLETEMSVPDEEAREHMVADIAQVDTIIDKFLDYARPDHLTLVEMPLAELVHESVTPFAVRDDMEFQVDVAPELRVLGDDVELMRVLSNLFENARRYGKTPGTGIARVRVAATARDGMVSLRVRDNGPGVSPEQLPSLTRPFFRGDTARTAATGAGLGLAIVAKMVQNMGGQLELANSPSGGLLAIVRLQQAHESKATAKPSQRLKRRGAGKD, from the coding sequence ATGACCGCCGACCACGCCCCCGGGGCGTCCAGCACGCTGATTGATTCCATGCACGCGCCCCTGGAGGGCGTGCACCGCCGCCAGCGCCAACATACGCTGGGCATCAGCCTGTTCTGGCGCACCTTCATCCTGCTGGGCCTGCTGCTGCTGGGCAGCGCCGGCGGCTGGTACCAGCTGTTTCGCACGCTGGAATACGAGCCGCGCGTGATCGACAACGCGCGCCAGGTGGCATCGCTGGTGAATCTGTCCCGCGCTGCACTGATCCACTCCGACGCGATCGCCCGCGTGTCCCTCATCAAAACGCTGGCCGACCAGGAAAAGGTGCGCATCCTGCCGCACGAGCCCGGCGACAAGTTCGACCTTTTCGCCCAGACCGAGCTGGAGCGGCGCATGAGCAACGAGCTGATCGCGCGCCTGGGTCCCGACACCATCGTGGCCAGCCGCGTGAACAACGAATCGGGCCTGTGGGTTGGCTTTTCGATCGAGGGCGATTCGTACTGGCTGCTGATGGACCGCTCGCGCGTGGGCGCGCTGCTGGGCGGCGGCACGTGGCTGCTGTGGCTGGCCACGGTGGGCGCCGTGTCGCTGATCGGGGCGGCGCTGCTGGCGCGGCTGATCAACCGGCCGCTCAAGCAGCTGTCGATAGCGGCGGCGCGGGTGCGCGACGGCAACTACCAATCCACCCGGCTGGACGAAGGGGCGATGTCCAGCGAGATCCGCGAGGTGAACGTCGGCTTCAACCGCATGGCCGATCAGCTGTCCAAGATCGAGCAAGACCGCGCCGAGATGCTGGCCGGCATCTCGCACGATCTGCGCACGCCGCTGGCGCGCCTGCGGCTGGAAACCGAGATGAGCGTGCCCGACGAGGAAGCGCGCGAACACATGGTGGCCGACATCGCGCAGGTGGACACCATCATCGACAAGTTCCTCGACTACGCGCGCCCCGACCACCTCACGCTGGTCGAGATGCCGCTGGCCGAGCTGGTGCACGAATCGGTCACCCCCTTTGCGGTGCGCGACGACATGGAGTTCCAGGTGGACGTGGCGCCCGAGCTGCGTGTGCTGGGCGACGACGTGGAGCTGATGCGCGTGCTGTCCAACCTGTTTGAAAACGCGCGCCGCTACGGCAAGACGCCCGGCACCGGCATCGCCCGCGTGCGCGTGGCCGCCACGGCGCGCGACGGCATGGTGTCGCTGCGCGTGCGCGACAACGGCCCTGGCGTTTCGCCCGAACAGCTGCCCAGCCTGACCCGCCCCTTCTTTCGCGGCGACACCGCGCGCACCGCGGCCACGGGCGCTGGCCTGGGCCTGGCCATCGTGGCCAAGATGGTGCAGAACATGGGCGGCCAGCTTGAGCTGGCCAACAGCCCCAGCGGCGGCCTGCTGGCGATCGTGCGGCTGCAGCAGGCGCATGAAAGCAAGGCCACCGCCAAGCCCAGCCAGCGGCTCAAGCGCCGCGGCGCTGGCAAGGATTAA
- the ompR gene encoding two-component system response regulator OmpR translates to MNQAINRADKIVVVDDDARIRDLLRRYLAQEGFEVIVAEDAKALARIMLRDTIDLIVLDLMMPGEDGLSVCRRLRAAGDKTPIIMLTAKGEDVDRIVGLEVGADDYLGKPFNPRELLARVHAVLRRRPPQEAPGAPSAENESVSFGPFVFDLAARSLHKSGEEISLTTGEFAMLKALVRHPRQPLSREKLAQLARGREFEPFDRSLDVQISRLRKLIEQDAASPRYIQTVWGVGYVFVPDGTS, encoded by the coding sequence ATGAACCAGGCAATCAACCGAGCCGACAAGATCGTCGTCGTGGACGATGACGCCCGCATCCGGGATCTGCTGCGCCGATATCTGGCGCAAGAAGGTTTCGAGGTGATCGTGGCCGAAGACGCCAAGGCCCTGGCGCGCATCATGCTGCGCGACACCATCGACCTCATCGTGCTGGATTTGATGATGCCTGGTGAAGACGGCCTGTCGGTGTGCCGCCGCCTGCGCGCCGCGGGCGACAAAACGCCCATCATCATGCTGACTGCCAAGGGCGAGGATGTGGACCGCATCGTCGGCCTGGAAGTGGGCGCCGACGACTACCTGGGCAAGCCCTTCAACCCGCGCGAGCTGCTGGCGCGCGTGCACGCCGTGCTGCGCCGCCGCCCGCCTCAAGAAGCCCCGGGCGCGCCGTCGGCCGAAAACGAATCGGTCAGCTTTGGCCCCTTCGTGTTCGACCTGGCAGCGCGTTCGCTGCACAAGAGCGGCGAGGAAATCTCGCTGACCACGGGCGAATTCGCCATGCTGAAGGCGCTGGTGCGCCACCCGCGCCAGCCGCTGTCGCGCGAGAAGCTGGCCCAGCTGGCGCGCGGCCGCGAGTTTGAGCCCTTCGACCGCAGCCTGGACGTGCAGATCTCGCGCCTGCGCAAGCTGATCGAGCAGGACGCCGCCAGCCCCCGCTACATCCAGACCGTGTGGGGCGTGGGCTACGTTTTCGTGCCGGACGGCACCAGCTGA